A region of Jannaschia sp. W003 DNA encodes the following proteins:
- a CDS encoding crotonase/enoyl-CoA hydratase family protein: MSAKVLVEREGAILVVTLNRPERRNAIDRETSEAVAAALDTLDADGDLSVAILAGAGGHFSAGMDLHAFAAGERVELPGRGLAGLTQSPPAKPLIAAVEGYALAGGFEIALACDMIVASETASFGLPEVRRGLIAGSGGLVRLPERMPRAVAMECALTGRTIPAAEAERWGLVNRLVAPGGALDAARALAAEVAEGAPLSLAATKRIVAEAGRWPEGELWPRQNGILERVIASGDAREGARAFAEKRSPRWTGT; this comes from the coding sequence ATGAGCGCGAAGGTCCTCGTGGAGCGCGAGGGAGCGATCCTCGTGGTCACCCTGAACCGCCCCGAGCGGCGCAACGCCATCGACCGCGAGACCTCCGAGGCGGTGGCCGCCGCGCTCGACACGCTCGACGCCGATGGGGACCTCTCGGTCGCGATCCTGGCCGGCGCGGGCGGGCACTTCTCGGCCGGCATGGACCTCCACGCCTTCGCCGCCGGCGAGCGGGTGGAGCTGCCGGGACGCGGCCTCGCCGGGCTGACGCAGTCGCCCCCCGCCAAGCCGCTGATCGCCGCCGTGGAGGGCTACGCGCTCGCGGGCGGCTTCGAGATCGCGCTGGCCTGCGACATGATCGTGGCCTCCGAGACGGCGAGCTTCGGCCTGCCCGAGGTGCGGCGCGGGCTGATTGCCGGATCGGGCGGCCTCGTGCGCCTACCCGAGCGGATGCCCCGCGCGGTGGCCATGGAGTGCGCGCTGACCGGGCGCACGATCCCGGCCGCCGAAGCCGAGCGCTGGGGGCTGGTGAACCGCCTCGTGGCGCCGGGCGGGGCGCTGGACGCCGCCCGCGCGCTGGCCGCCGAGGTCGCCGAGGGCGCGCCGCTGTCCTTGGCGGCCACGAAGCGGATCGTGGCGGAGGCGGGCCGCTGGCCGGAAGGCGAGTTGTGGCCGCGCCAGAACGGGATCCTCGAGCGCGTCATCGCCTCGGGGGACGCGCGCGAGGGCGCCCGCGCCTTCGCCGAGAAGAGATCGCCGCGGTGGACGGGCACGTGA
- a CDS encoding TRAP transporter large permease encodes MSDAMIGVAGIAGLIVLIAANMHIGIALILVSYAGLVAIVGTGASWGMLKVVPYTFISNWTLSSVPMFVFMGYVCYNADLTRGLFDAARLWLARLPGGLAIASVFGCSGFAAVTGSSVACAAAMGKVAVPEMLRNRYDASLACGTVAAAGTVGALIPPSILLIVFGVIAQVSITDLFLGGIGAGVATAAAYVAVILLRVGLDPSLAPRVTERVTWAEKFAALGGALPVIVLIAAVLGGLFGGLFTATQAGAVGALMALVVAAARRSLSWRTFKTSVVETLVTCGSLFIVTIGASMLTRFLTLSGVGDAITGAVDQLGTSPVLLLVMIAAVYLILGMFLEPIGAMLITLPIFLPLVASAGIEVIWFGVFVAKLLEVGMITPPIGLNVFVLSSTVGRAAPAATVFRGVMWFFVADIVLLGLLIAFPGIVTFIPSVF; translated from the coding sequence ATGTCTGACGCGATGATCGGAGTGGCCGGCATCGCGGGGCTGATCGTCCTGATCGCCGCCAACATGCACATCGGGATCGCGCTGATCCTCGTGTCCTACGCCGGGCTGGTCGCCATCGTCGGCACCGGCGCGTCGTGGGGGATGCTAAAGGTCGTGCCCTACACCTTCATCTCGAACTGGACGCTGTCGTCGGTGCCGATGTTCGTGTTCATGGGCTACGTCTGCTACAACGCGGACCTCACGCGGGGCCTGTTCGACGCCGCCCGCCTGTGGCTCGCGCGGCTGCCCGGCGGGCTGGCGATCGCCTCCGTGTTCGGCTGCTCGGGCTTCGCCGCCGTGACCGGCTCCAGCGTCGCCTGCGCCGCGGCGATGGGCAAGGTCGCGGTCCCCGAGATGCTCCGCAACCGCTACGACGCCAGCCTGGCTTGCGGCACCGTGGCCGCCGCGGGCACCGTGGGCGCGCTGATCCCGCCCTCGATCCTCCTCATCGTGTTCGGTGTGATCGCGCAGGTCTCGATCACCGACCTTTTCCTCGGCGGCATCGGCGCAGGCGTCGCCACGGCGGCCGCCTACGTGGCCGTGATCCTCCTGCGCGTCGGCCTCGACCCCTCGCTCGCGCCTCGCGTCACCGAGCGCGTCACCTGGGCCGAGAAGTTCGCCGCCCTGGGCGGCGCCCTGCCGGTGATCGTGCTGATCGCCGCCGTGCTCGGCGGGCTGTTCGGCGGGCTGTTCACCGCCACCCAGGCCGGCGCCGTGGGCGCGCTGATGGCGCTGGTCGTGGCGGCAGCGCGGCGGAGTCTCTCGTGGCGCACTTTCAAGACCTCCGTGGTGGAGACCCTCGTCACCTGCGGCAGCCTCTTTATCGTCACCATCGGTGCCAGCATGCTGACGCGCTTCCTGACGCTCTCGGGCGTGGGCGACGCGATCACCGGGGCGGTGGACCAGCTCGGCACCAGTCCGGTGCTGCTGCTGGTCATGATCGCGGCCGTCTACCTGATCCTTGGCATGTTCTTGGAGCCGATCGGCGCAATGCTGATCACCCTGCCGATCTTCCTGCCGCTGGTGGCCAGCGCGGGCATCGAGGTGATCTGGTTCGGCGTATTCGTCGCAAAGCTCTTGGAGGTGGGCATGATCACCCCGCCCATCGGCCTCAACGTCTTCGTGCTCTCCTCCACCGTGGGGCGCGCGGCGCCCGCCGCCACCGTGTTCCGCGGCGTGATGTGGTTCTTCGTCGCCGACATCGTGCTGCTGGGCCTGCTTATCGCGTTCCCCGGCATCGTCACGTTCATCCCGTCGGTCTTCTGA
- a CDS encoding TRAP transporter small permease, with protein sequence MSSASDRITAVARRLVRALDRALLAVAAVGLVAMMLHISLDILSSLLLNRPVPITSAMVTNVYMIAVAFLPILAAERRGAHIGVSLLTDLMPPRARFGLETFVLALMAAAYAMLLWQSLEQALAKLALGAFVVEQGLKIPVWPTFFMLPAGFGAMALLLALKVALRLATGEDALAPAAADGDAPEVEHV encoded by the coding sequence GTGTCCAGCGCCTCCGATCGGATCACCGCCGTCGCGCGGAGGCTCGTCCGGGCGTTGGACCGGGCCCTTCTGGCGGTCGCCGCTGTGGGGCTGGTGGCGATGATGCTGCACATCAGCCTCGACATCCTGTCGAGCCTCCTCCTCAACCGCCCCGTCCCGATCACCTCGGCGATGGTCACCAACGTCTACATGATCGCGGTGGCCTTCCTGCCGATCTTGGCCGCCGAGCGGCGGGGCGCCCACATCGGCGTCAGCCTCCTCACCGACCTCATGCCGCCCCGCGCGCGGTTCGGGTTGGAAACCTTCGTGCTCGCGCTGATGGCGGCGGCCTACGCGATGCTGCTGTGGCAGTCCCTCGAGCAGGCCCTCGCCAAGCTCGCGCTGGGCGCCTTCGTGGTGGAGCAGGGCCTCAAGATCCCGGTCTGGCCCACCTTCTTCATGCTGCCCGCGGGCTTCGGCGCGATGGCGCTGCTGCTCGCCCTCAAGGTCGCGCTGCGCCTCGCCACGGGCGAGGACGCCCTCGCGCCCGCCGCCGCTGACGGCGACGCCCCGGAGGTGGAGCATGTCTGA
- a CDS encoding nuclear transport factor 2 family protein yields MSVLALVRRWVVGYFNGHDAAVARAICAPDYALRIGDVTFAGRDEAWLPAVDAQMRAYPGLGMTVHETLAGDGWAAAWFSEHGATEGRAAAWSGVGIWRGDGTALSGCVAQEDYMTRRRQLKAGTVDPVDRPAVAPWDVEPAPRDEAAERAVLQWVGVGWPRPGAVVCDDEHVTGEPLAFDVAGTEVVELVSAGDRVAFSVRQRGIFRGGLPAPASGPAIATLDVNGLVRVRDGEVVGGRVIRDRMGLWSRLRAAA; encoded by the coding sequence GTGAGCGTGCTTGCCCTCGTGCGCCGCTGGGTGGTCGGCTACTTCAACGGCCACGACGCCGCCGTGGCCCGCGCGATCTGCGCGCCGGACTACGCGCTGCGGATCGGCGACGTCACCTTCGCGGGGCGCGACGAGGCATGGCTGCCGGCGGTGGACGCGCAGATGCGGGCCTATCCCGGCCTCGGCATGACCGTGCACGAGACGTTGGCCGGCGATGGCTGGGCCGCGGCGTGGTTCAGCGAGCACGGCGCCACCGAGGGCCGCGCCGCCGCGTGGTCCGGGGTCGGCATCTGGCGCGGCGATGGCACGGCCCTCTCGGGCTGCGTGGCGCAGGAGGACTACATGACCCGCCGCCGCCAGCTGAAGGCCGGCACGGTCGACCCCGTGGACCGGCCTGCCGTGGCGCCCTGGGACGTCGAGCCGGCCCCGCGCGACGAGGCCGCCGAGCGGGCCGTGCTCCAGTGGGTGGGCGTCGGCTGGCCGCGCCCCGGCGCGGTGGTCTGCGACGACGAGCACGTCACCGGCGAGCCGCTCGCCTTCGACGTGGCCGGCACCGAGGTGGTCGAGCTCGTCTCGGCGGGCGACCGCGTCGCCTTCTCGGTCCGCCAGCGCGGCATCTTCCGCGGCGGCCTGCCCGCCCCCGCGAGCGGCCCCGCGATCGCGACGCTGGACGTGAACGGCCTCGTGCGGGTGCGGGACGGAGAGGTGGTCGGGGGCCGGGTGATCCGCGACCGCATGGGCCTGTGGTCCCGCCTGAGGGCCGCGGCATGA
- a CDS encoding C4-dicarboxylate TRAP transporter substrate-binding protein, whose protein sequence is MRLNAYLRGTGAALGLAVLAATAATTTAAEAREVKIVVGVPPGSGAHYGVDAFAADLAERTGGELEVKVFPPSLLDLVQTFGGIRDGIVDGGYLVLNYFPSELPEAMLPIEMAMLGQNPYAMAGAMSEYILTCEACVAERMANNQVPLGNASTGAYAIIGTAPMTTEEELAGKKIRAASGAWSRWAEAMGAVGVSLPGNEIFEAVSQGTIDGAFNAPSELTSIRLIDVATDVTVNMPGGTVHGLDVMSVNRDFWRSLTDEERRAYMDAAALGNAATTWKFASDVAENLAMAEEQGIALHEASPEMLAKSDAAIEADLANIVAIATDTHGLKDAESKIARFRELVAKYEGLLPLDREWTPEEIAEVYRAEIFSKLDPATYGM, encoded by the coding sequence ATGAGACTGAACGCATACCTTCGCGGCACGGGCGCGGCGCTGGGCCTCGCCGTCCTCGCCGCCACCGCCGCCACCACCACCGCCGCCGAGGCGCGCGAGGTGAAGATCGTGGTCGGCGTGCCGCCCGGCTCGGGCGCGCACTACGGCGTCGACGCCTTCGCCGCCGATCTGGCCGAGCGCACCGGCGGCGAGCTCGAGGTCAAGGTGTTCCCGCCCTCGCTGCTCGACCTCGTGCAGACCTTCGGCGGCATCCGCGACGGCATCGTGGACGGCGGCTACCTCGTGCTGAACTACTTCCCCTCGGAGTTGCCCGAGGCGATGCTGCCCATCGAGATGGCGATGCTGGGCCAGAACCCCTACGCCATGGCCGGCGCCATGAGCGAGTACATCCTCACCTGCGAGGCCTGCGTCGCCGAGCGGATGGCCAACAACCAAGTGCCGCTGGGCAACGCCTCCACGGGCGCCTACGCGATCATCGGCACCGCGCCCATGACCACCGAGGAGGAGCTGGCGGGCAAGAAGATCCGCGCCGCCTCGGGCGCCTGGAGCCGCTGGGCCGAGGCGATGGGCGCCGTGGGCGTCAGCCTGCCGGGCAACGAGATCTTCGAGGCCGTCAGCCAGGGCACCATCGACGGCGCCTTCAACGCGCCCTCGGAGCTGACCTCGATCCGCCTGATCGACGTGGCCACGGACGTCACCGTGAACATGCCCGGCGGCACCGTGCACGGGCTCGACGTGATGAGCGTGAACCGCGACTTCTGGCGCTCGCTCACCGACGAGGAGCGGCGCGCCTACATGGACGCCGCCGCGCTCGGCAACGCCGCGACCACTTGGAAGTTCGCCAGCGACGTGGCCGAGAACCTGGCCATGGCCGAGGAGCAGGGCATCGCGCTGCACGAGGCTTCGCCGGAGATGCTGGCGAAGTCCGATGCGGCCATCGAGGCCGACCTCGCCAACATCGTCGCCATCGCCACCGACACCCACGGGCTGAAGGACGCCGAGAGCAAGATCGCGCGCTTCCGCGAGCTGGTCGCGAAGTACGAGGGGCTGCTGCCGCTCGACCGCGAGTGGACGCCCGAGGAGATCGCCGAGGTGTACCGGGCCGAGATCTTCTCGAAGCTCGATCCCGCCACCTACGGCATGTGA